Part of the Sulfuricella denitrificans skB26 genome is shown below.
CGGTGATATCGGCGTCTGTTGGCGGCTCGCCCGCCAACTGGCTGCCGAGCATGGCCTAAGGGTCCGTCTGTGGACGGACGACCTGATCAGCTTTCAAAAGATTAACCCAGAAATTGACCCGTGCTCGCCAATACAGTTTTCCCAGGACGTGGAAATAAGGCAGTGGGGTGAATTCAACATGTCCGTTGACCCGGCGGATGTAGTGATAGAAGCCTTCGCCTGCGAGCTACCGTCCACCTATGTGGAAGCGATGGCGAAGAGTGGACGCAGACATGCCTGGGTAAACCTGGAATATCTCAGCGCCGAAGAGTGGGTTGATAGCCATCATGGTCTTCCCTCCCCTCATCCACGACTTCCCTTGATTAAGCATTTCTTTTTCCCAGGATTTTCTCAAAAAGCAGGGAGCTTGTTGGTTGAAAAACGCTGGTTGGAGCAACGGATAATTTTCCAGGAAGCCGTTCAATTGCGTGCAGATTTTTGGCAGGACCTGGGCATCCCGGCCCCCGAAAAAAACGAAGTCCGGATTTCCCTATTTTGTTATGATAATAATGCAGCGTTAAGCCTGTTCACAGGCTGGGCGAAAGGCGCGACACCCGTGGTGTGCCTGATACCAGATCGGGTCGCAATGGATCAAGTATCCGTTTTTTTTGGGGTGTCCAATCCAGAAGTGGGGAATCTTTTCAAAAAAGGGAATCTCATAGTCAGGGTTTTGCCATTTCTTGAACAAGACGAATATGACAGGCTCTTGTGGGCATGCGATTTTAATTTCATAAGGGGCGAAGATTCTTTTGTTCGTGCGCAGCTAGCTGAGCGACCCATGGTCTGGCAAATATATCCACAGGAAGCTGGAGCGCATTGGCCAAAACTGAGCGCTTTTCTGCATCGTTATTGTGCTGACTTACCCCAATCAACGAGGGAAGCACTAACTACATTTTTTGAAGCATGGAATACCGTTGGGTTGGGCGCTTCTTCTGCAGATTGGGAAGGCTTATGGATGCACCGTGCCACCTTGGAAAAGCATGCCCAGGAATGGGCAAACAGACTGATAAAAAAAGAAGATTTGTCTACAAAGCTGGTAAACTTTTGTAATAATAAGTTAAAATAATCGGCTTTGAACCGCCACAATTTTTAATATTCTGCAGGAAGAACCATGAAAACCGCACAAGAAGTCCGCCCAGGCAACGTAATCATGATCGGTAATGACCCTATGGTGGTCCTTAAAGCCGAGTACACCAAATCCGGACGCAATGCGTCCGTGGTCAAGATGAAAATGAAAAATCTCCTTACTGACTCCCCCAGCGAGGCGATTTACCGGGCGGACGACAAGTTTGAAGTGGTGCAGCTTGAGCGCAAGGATGTGACTTACTCCTACTTCGCTGACCCGATGTATGTATTCATGGACGCTGATTACAATCAGCACGAAGTCGAACAGGAAAATCTGGGCGACGCCATTAATTACCTTGAAGACAGCATGCCTTGCGAAGTGGTTTTCTATAATGATAAAGCCATATCCGTTGAATTGCCGACTACTGTGGTACGTGAAATCGTTTATACCGAGCCTGCAGTACGTGGTGATTCATCCGGTAAAGTGATGAAACCCGCTAAGGTCGCAACCGGGTTTGAGTTACCTGTTGCGCTGTTTTGCGAGATTGGTGACAGAATCGAAATTGATACCCGAACCGGTGAATTCAAACGCCGCGTCGCGGCCTGAAATCCAGAAAAAAGAGATTGTGAGTAAACAAAAAGGGGCCTTGATGGCCCCTTTTTGTTTACTACGAATTGTTATTCTTCAGCTGTAGCAACCGGTTCGGTATAGCCACACTCTTTCTGCGGACAAACTTTTTCTGTGCCGCGACGCTTGGTCGTCTTGATGGTTAGCACAGGCCAGTTGCACTTTGGGCAAGGTTCGGCGACGGGAGGGTTCCAGACCGCATATTTACAATCCGGGTACGTATTGCAGGAATAAAACAGCTTCCCGTAACGGCTTTTACGCTCGATCAAGCTACCTTTTTTGCACTCTGGACAGATTACCCCAGTATCTTTGGGTTTCTCCAGCGGTTCGAGAAACTTGCACTTAGGATAAGCCGAGCACCCAATGAACTTGCCATATGCGCCGGATTTAACGTGCAGAGGGCTGTCACATTTCGGGCACAGGCGCCCTTCTACCACGACAGGCTCGTCTGGTTTAACCTCACCATCCATGCTACGGGTAAAATCGCATTCTGGATAAGCGCTGCAACCAACGAATTTTCCTCGTTTTCCTAGTCTGACGGACAGGGGTTTGCCGCATTTTGGGCAGGCTTCATCGAGCTGCTCATGAGTAAGGTCTTTGCGCTCGATATTTTTCTTTTCATCGATTTGCTGGCTAAAGCCTTTCCAGAAATCCGCTAGTACAGGGATCCATTCTTTTTCGCCAATGGAGATGATGTCCAGCTGGTCTTCAAGCTTGGCGGTAAAGTCGTAATCAACATAGCGCGTAAAATGCTCGGTAAGAAACTTGTTGACCACCGAGCCTACGTCGGTAGGGAAAAAACGTTTTTTGTCGAGGTTTACGTATTCCCGAGCCTGTAGTGTCGAGATAATGCTGGCGTAAGTGGATGGGCGGCCTATACCGTGCTCTTCCAGATCCTTGACCAGGCTGGCTTCAGTATAGCGAGGCGGGGGCTGGGTAAAGTGCTGGTCACCATATAGTTTGTCCACTGGAATCTGATCGCCAGCTTCCATTGGGGGCAGCTTGCTTTCGCCCTCTTCCTCCTGGTCGTCTTCGCTTTCCAGGTAAACCGCGATGAAACCTGGAAAAACCAGGGTCTGGCCAGAAGCCCTAAA
Proteins encoded:
- the efp gene encoding elongation factor P; this encodes MKTAQEVRPGNVIMIGNDPMVVLKAEYTKSGRNASVVKMKMKNLLTDSPSEAIYRADDKFEVVQLERKDVTYSYFADPMYVFMDADYNQHEVEQENLGDAINYLEDSMPCEVVFYNDKAISVELPTTVVREIVYTEPAVRGDSSGKVMKPAKVATGFELPVALFCEIGDRIEIDTRTGEFKRRVAA
- the earP gene encoding elongation factor P maturation arginine rhamnosyltransferase EarP yields the protein MEQETSTSDIVLPRWDIFSTVVDNYGDIGVCWRLARQLAAEHGLRVRLWTDDLISFQKINPEIDPCSPIQFSQDVEIRQWGEFNMSVDPADVVIEAFACELPSTYVEAMAKSGRRHAWVNLEYLSAEEWVDSHHGLPSPHPRLPLIKHFFFPGFSQKAGSLLVEKRWLEQRIIFQEAVQLRADFWQDLGIPAPEKNEVRISLFCYDNNAALSLFTGWAKGATPVVCLIPDRVAMDQVSVFFGVSNPEVGNLFKKGNLIVRVLPFLEQDEYDRLLWACDFNFIRGEDSFVRAQLAERPMVWQIYPQEAGAHWPKLSAFLHRYCADLPQSTREALTTFFEAWNTVGLGASSADWEGLWMHRATLEKHAQEWANRLIKKEDLSTKLVNFCNNKLK